A single region of the Pan troglodytes isolate AG18354 chromosome 18, NHGRI_mPanTro3-v2.0_pri, whole genome shotgun sequence genome encodes:
- the CKLF gene encoding chemokine-like factor isoform X2 has translation MDNVQPKIKHRPFCFSVKGHVKMLRLDIINSLVTTVFMLIVSVLALIPETTTLTVGGGVFALVTAVCCLADGALIYRKLLFNPSGPYQKKPVHEKKEVL, from the exons ATGGATAACGTGCAGCCGAAAATAAAACATCGCCCCTTCTGCTTCAGTGTGAAAGGCCACGTGAAGATGCTGCGGCTG GATATTATCAACTCACTGGTAACAACAGTATTCATGCTCATCGTATCTGTGTTGGCATTGATACCAGAAACCACAACATTGACAGTTGGTGGAGGG GTGTTTGCACTTGTGACAGCAGTATGCTGTCTTGCCGACGGGGCCCTTATTTACCGGAAGCTTCTGTTCAATCCCAGCGGTCCTTACCAGAAAAAGCCTGTGcatgaaaaaaaagaagttttgtaa
- the CKLF gene encoding chemokine-like factor isoform X1, with protein sequence MDNVQPKIKHRPFCFSVKGHVKMLRLALTVTSMTFFIVAQAPEPYIVITGFEVTVILFFILLYIFRLDRLMKWLFWPLLDIINSLVTTVFMLIVSVLALIPETTTLTVGGGVFALVTAVCCLADGALIYRKLLFNPSGPYQKKPVHEKKEVL encoded by the exons ATGGATAACGTGCAGCCGAAAATAAAACATCGCCCCTTCTGCTTCAGTGTGAAAGGCCACGTGAAGATGCTGCGGCTG gCACTAACTGTGACATCTATGACCTTTTTTATCGTCGCACAAGCCCCTGAACCATATATTGTTATCACTGGATTTGAAGTCACCGTTATCttatttttcatacttttatatatattcagACTTGATCGATTAATGAAGTGGTTATTTTGGCCTTTGCTT GATATTATCAACTCACTGGTAACAACAGTATTCATGCTCATCGTATCTGTGTTGGCATTGATACCAGAAACCACAACATTGACAGTTGGTGGAGGG GTGTTTGCACTTGTGACAGCAGTATGCTGTCTTGCCGACGGGGCCCTTATTTACCGGAAGCTTCTGTTCAATCCCAGCGGTCCTTACCAGAAAAAGCCTGTGcatgaaaaaaaagaagttttgtaa